A window of the Xiashengella succiniciproducens genome harbors these coding sequences:
- a CDS encoding DUF4198 domain-containing protein, whose translation MKKHLMSVLLALAAVVFSAHVPFLKPNQFVVLHSRFQVESSFTEDPFQADFAMLAPAYYLIDPIGEQSIVAPVAKTSAAVYLEPLIADSGTYRIHAAPRKGPKYRGVETEEGKKYFSDDTLRVTGKKITLQYFSSADTYVCKGEPDYTPRPLNQGVEIIPLSPPNALIVGEPVRFRVLRDGQAVAYARMVVAYDNEHYVLDSTVDLYDVENQRRNNIFADGEGICTFIPEKPGLVLLFVTIHENIGNNRWESHNNSLTLEVKRP comes from the coding sequence CGTTTTTAGCGCCCATGTGCCTTTTTTAAAGCCGAACCAATTTGTCGTTCTGCACAGTCGGTTTCAGGTCGAGTCGTCCTTTACTGAAGATCCTTTCCAGGCCGATTTTGCCATGCTTGCCCCTGCTTACTACCTGATTGATCCCATAGGGGAGCAATCGATTGTTGCACCCGTTGCAAAAACCAGTGCCGCTGTTTATTTGGAACCGCTTATTGCTGATTCAGGCACCTACCGCATACATGCCGCTCCCCGAAAGGGGCCCAAATACCGGGGAGTGGAAACCGAGGAGGGGAAGAAGTACTTTTCGGACGATACTTTAAGGGTGACAGGAAAAAAGATAACGCTTCAGTATTTCAGCAGCGCCGACACCTATGTCTGCAAAGGCGAGCCCGATTATACGCCAAGACCATTGAATCAGGGTGTGGAGATTATTCCATTGTCCCCACCCAATGCCCTTATAGTGGGCGAGCCTGTGAGGTTCAGGGTGTTGCGCGACGGACAAGCAGTTGCCTATGCGCGAATGGTGGTGGCTTACGACAATGAGCACTATGTATTGGATAGCACCGTTGATTTATACGACGTGGAGAACCAAAGACGAAATAACATTTTCGCCGATGGTGAGGGGATCTGTACTTTTATTCCTGAAAAGCCGGGACTGGTCCTTTTGTTTGTTACCATCCATGAAAACATCGGCAACAACCGTTGGGAAAGTCACAACAATTCCCTGACCCTGGAAGTCAAAAGACCATAG
- a CDS encoding cob(I)yrinic acid a,c-diamide adenosyltransferase: MRIYTRTGDKGLTKIFGNMSCKKDDIRIESNGKLDEANSFIGLLRAKLNDDHPWQKGLFKIQTDIMDMMSHIATHSSKRAENSVARPVDGEVFCEQWIDEMLNEMPQPHDWFILPGGNEVSALCHVVRTTLRTAERRLFTLHREDPVEEFILKYINRLSDLFFALSRYELYKAQLTEEKLRPFRRIRR, translated from the coding sequence ATGAGAATTTACACACGTACCGGAGATAAGGGCTTGACCAAAATCTTTGGAAATATGTCCTGTAAAAAGGACGATATAAGAATTGAAAGCAATGGCAAATTGGATGAGGCCAATTCTTTTATCGGTTTGCTGCGCGCAAAATTGAATGATGATCATCCTTGGCAGAAGGGTTTGTTTAAGATTCAGACCGACATCATGGATATGATGTCGCACATTGCCACCCATTCGTCCAAACGAGCGGAAAACAGCGTAGCCCGGCCCGTTGATGGCGAGGTGTTTTGTGAGCAATGGATCGATGAGATGTTGAATGAAATGCCACAACCCCATGATTGGTTTATTCTACCCGGAGGCAATGAAGTTTCTGCCCTATGTCATGTGGTGCGCACCACGCTCAGGACGGCGGAGCGCAGATTGTTTACCTTGCACAGGGAGGACCCTGTGGAAGAGTTTATTCTGAAATACATCAATCGCTTATCCGACCTGTTCTTTGCCTTGTCGCGCTACGAATTGTATAAAGCCCAATTGACCGAGGAAAAGCTTAGGCCATTCCGTCGGATAAGGAGATAG